One genomic region from Haloprofundus salinisoli encodes:
- a CDS encoding DUF7344 domain-containing protein gives MVLTVITDIAISTVGLTDELGPMLLNSVGVLAHPVRRNVLSYLTADEVLNRTELSERLAADREVAGDDADRLELMLHHSHLPKLADEQFVDYEPRSGDVVLWKDADRTHSLLESD, from the coding sequence ATGGTACTTACGGTGATTACTGATATCGCAATCTCAACGGTCGGTCTGACCGACGAACTGGGGCCGATGCTGCTGAACAGCGTCGGCGTCTTGGCCCACCCCGTCCGCCGAAATGTCCTCTCGTATCTCACCGCTGACGAGGTACTCAACCGAACGGAGCTATCCGAGCGGCTCGCGGCCGACCGCGAGGTCGCCGGTGACGATGCCGACCGTCTGGAACTGATGCTGCACCACAGCCACCTCCCGAAACTCGCCGACGAGCAGTTCGTCGACTACGAACCTCGAAGCGGGGACGTCGTGCTCTGGAAGGACGCCGACCGAACGCACTCGCTGCTCGAATCCGACTGA
- a CDS encoding DEAD/DEAH box helicase has product MDSTDSTNSDGDDSVTLDSFYDALQAEGRPVVTAQQVARRLDISQAEAAEALDALADAGTVQRVDVESDPVVWYPTQWGDVATRERVILFPERREIVVDRPEQYTRAQLSQFAHLVDTTGGDTGERGYLYTIRTEDIWQAPFDEFEGLLRSMRSVLPRRSPHLEEWAERQWKRAHQFTLKTHEDGYVVLEAANEDLMGNVAREKLTEQHLHAPISDTESWVREGEEAAIKRVLYEAGYPVTDERDLDTGDALNVELNVELRDYQQNWVDRFADQRSGVLVGPPGSGKTIAGMGVLAAVGGETLVLVPSRELAGQWRQKLLEHTTLTENQIGEYHGGTKEIRPVTIATYQTAGMDRHRQLFDSRAWGLIVYDEVHHIPSRVFRRSADLQTKHRLGLSATPIREDDKEEDIFTLVGPPIGTDWGKLFDAGFVQEPEVEIRYVPWTDEMAENEYRSADGRERYKLAALNPAKVDEVRHLRGQHLDSKSLVFVDWLEQGEAFAEELDVPFISGEMPHYRRQQLLQQFRDGDLRTLVISRVGDEGIDLPNAEIAIVASGLGGSRRQGAQRAGRTMRPVGNALMYVLATRGSPEEDFAERQLRHLAEKGIRVRESGAWPTGGDA; this is encoded by the coding sequence ATGGACTCCACGGACTCGACGAACTCCGACGGCGACGACTCCGTCACGCTCGACTCGTTCTACGACGCGCTTCAGGCCGAAGGACGACCGGTCGTCACCGCACAGCAGGTCGCCCGCCGACTCGATATCTCGCAGGCGGAGGCCGCCGAGGCGCTCGACGCGCTCGCCGACGCCGGAACCGTCCAGCGCGTCGACGTCGAGTCCGACCCCGTCGTCTGGTATCCGACGCAGTGGGGCGACGTCGCCACGCGCGAGCGCGTCATTCTCTTCCCCGAGCGCCGCGAAATCGTCGTCGACCGACCCGAGCAGTACACTCGCGCCCAACTGTCGCAGTTCGCCCACCTCGTCGACACGACCGGCGGCGACACCGGCGAGCGCGGCTACCTCTACACGATTCGGACCGAGGACATCTGGCAGGCTCCCTTCGACGAGTTCGAGGGTCTGCTACGGAGCATGCGGTCGGTGCTGCCGCGGCGCTCGCCCCACCTCGAGGAGTGGGCCGAACGCCAGTGGAAACGCGCCCACCAGTTCACCCTGAAAACCCACGAGGACGGCTACGTCGTCCTCGAAGCGGCCAACGAGGACCTGATGGGCAACGTCGCCCGCGAGAAACTCACCGAACAGCACCTCCACGCCCCCATCTCGGACACCGAAAGCTGGGTCCGCGAGGGCGAGGAGGCGGCCATCAAACGCGTCCTCTACGAGGCCGGCTACCCCGTCACGGACGAACGCGACCTCGACACCGGCGACGCCCTCAACGTCGAACTCAACGTCGAGTTGCGCGACTACCAGCAGAACTGGGTCGACCGCTTCGCGGACCAACGCTCCGGCGTCCTGGTCGGTCCGCCGGGCAGCGGGAAGACCATCGCCGGGATGGGTGTGCTCGCGGCCGTCGGCGGCGAGACGCTCGTCCTCGTGCCGAGTCGCGAACTCGCGGGACAGTGGCGACAGAAGTTGCTCGAACACACGACGCTCACCGAGAATCAGATCGGCGAGTACCACGGCGGCACCAAGGAGATTCGGCCGGTCACCATCGCCACTTACCAGACCGCGGGGATGGACCGCCACCGGCAACTGTTCGATTCGCGCGCGTGGGGACTCATCGTTTACGATGAAGTCCACCACATCCCGAGTCGCGTCTTCAGACGCAGCGCCGACCTCCAGACGAAACACCGACTCGGCCTGTCGGCGACGCCCATCCGCGAGGACGACAAGGAAGAGGACATCTTCACGCTCGTCGGCCCGCCTATCGGCACCGACTGGGGCAAGCTGTTCGACGCCGGCTTCGTCCAAGAACCCGAAGTCGAGATTCGTTACGTGCCGTGGACCGACGAGATGGCGGAGAACGAGTACCGCAGCGCAGATGGGCGCGAGCGGTACAAACTCGCGGCGCTCAACCCCGCGAAAGTCGACGAGGTTCGCCACTTGCGCGGCCAGCATCTCGATTCGAAGAGCCTCGTCTTCGTCGACTGGCTTGAACAGGGCGAAGCGTTCGCCGAGGAACTCGACGTGCCGTTCATCAGCGGCGAGATGCCGCACTACCGCCGCCAGCAACTACTCCAGCAGTTCCGCGATGGCGACCTTCGGACGTTGGTCATCTCCCGGGTCGGCGACGAGGGAATCGACCTGCCGAACGCCGAGATCGCCATCGTCGCCTCCGGTCTCGGCGGATCGCGTCGACAGGGTGCCCAGCGAGCCGGGCGGACGATGCGCCCCGTCGGTAACGCGCTAATGTACGTGCTCGCTACCCGCGGCTCTCCTGAGGAGGACTTCGCCGAACGGCAGCTGCGGCACCTCGCGGAGAAAGGCATCCGCGTCCGCGAGTCGGGTGCGTGGCCGACCGGCGGCGACGCGTAG
- a CDS encoding HalOD1 output domain-containing protein — MSGPLDSPNGIHYDSDRERYTVEYDRVRDTPSIQLIVAIAEIEGRNIDQIDSLYETIEPDALDAVFRESSTAAVERNDHLSFVYNGREVTVWADGRIDIGLTETERQRLSSGNDASEDDIGECDETREEGEESGERDESTEE; from the coding sequence ATGTCCGGGCCGCTCGATAGTCCAAACGGAATCCACTACGACTCTGACAGAGAGCGGTACACGGTGGAGTACGACCGAGTCAGAGACACCCCCAGCATCCAACTCATCGTCGCGATAGCGGAGATAGAGGGTCGAAACATCGACCAGATCGACTCGCTGTACGAGACGATAGAGCCCGACGCGCTCGACGCCGTGTTTCGAGAGAGTTCCACGGCGGCCGTCGAGCGAAACGACCACCTCTCGTTCGTCTACAACGGTCGAGAGGTGACCGTGTGGGCAGACGGCCGAATCGACATTGGTCTCACGGAAACGGAACGACAGCGACTGAGCTCGGGGAACGACGCGAGCGAAGACGACATCGGTGAGTGCGACGAGACGCGCGAGGAGGGAGAGGAGAGCGGAGAGCGCGACGAGTCGACTGAGGAGTAA
- a CDS encoding AIR synthase family protein: MTGKFTPDDLAAYVFSRTGAPNDDLLVGPAFGEDAAAVRVGGETLVVSTDPISLAAERIGTLGVAIVSNDVATCGGVPEWLTCTILLPDDDPTLLDAITAQLDAEATRLGITIVGGHSESVSALSRPLLSLTCAGTADRYVPTSGADPGDRILLTKAAGVEGTAVLATDFADEFDVPADLVADATAFFDDLSVIPDAAALTPFATAMHDPTEGGVAAGLTEVAVAGDVVLSVDPDDVPVRPETRRLCDAAGVDPLRILGSGALVAAVPEASVDEALAALDAVDIDAAEIGAVTSPNDTDAGTPGLRLGDELFTSPPEDEMYALWD, translated from the coding sequence ATGACCGGCAAGTTCACGCCCGACGACCTCGCCGCCTACGTCTTCTCGCGGACGGGCGCGCCGAACGACGACCTGCTCGTCGGCCCGGCGTTCGGCGAGGACGCCGCCGCCGTGCGAGTCGGCGGCGAGACGCTCGTCGTCAGCACCGACCCCATCTCGCTCGCGGCGGAGCGAATCGGCACGCTCGGCGTGGCCATCGTCTCGAACGATGTGGCTACCTGCGGCGGCGTCCCCGAGTGGCTGACCTGCACGATTCTGCTCCCCGACGACGACCCGACGCTGCTTGACGCCATCACCGCCCAACTCGACGCCGAAGCGACCCGACTCGGCATCACTATCGTCGGCGGCCACAGCGAGTCCGTCTCCGCGCTCTCGCGTCCGCTCCTCTCTTTGACCTGCGCCGGAACCGCCGACCGGTACGTCCCGACGAGCGGCGCGGACCCGGGGGACCGAATCCTCCTGACGAAGGCCGCCGGCGTCGAGGGAACCGCCGTGCTCGCGACCGACTTCGCCGACGAGTTCGACGTCCCCGCGGACCTCGTCGCCGACGCGACGGCGTTCTTCGACGACTTGAGCGTCATCCCGGATGCGGCGGCGCTCACCCCGTTCGCGACGGCGATGCACGACCCGACCGAGGGCGGTGTCGCCGCCGGCCTCACCGAGGTAGCCGTCGCCGGCGACGTCGTGCTCTCGGTCGACCCCGACGACGTCCCTGTTCGCCCCGAAACCCGACGGCTCTGCGACGCAGCGGGCGTCGACCCGCTTCGGATTCTCGGGTCGGGGGCACTCGTCGCCGCCGTGCCCGAAGCGTCCGTCGACGAGGCGCTGGCGGCGCTGGACGCCGTCGACATCGACGCCGCCGAAATCGGCGCGGTCACGTCTCCGAACGACACCGATGCCGGAACGCCGGGTCTCCGTCTCGGAGACGAGCTCTTCACGTCGCCGCCGGAGGACGAGATGTACGCGCTCTGGGACTGA
- a CDS encoding pyridoxal-phosphate-dependent aminotransferase family protein, which translates to MLLTPGPTAVPEPVRRAMAREQPNPDVEKRFRVRYEDLTEKLAEVYDADHDVVVPGGEGILGLEAAIASLVEPGDRVLCISNGLYGNGFADFVETYGGEPTLVGVEHTEALDVDAVEAVLERSEEMGEPFKLATMVHCETPTGTLTNLDPVLDALDDHGVLSVVDAVSSLGGTPVPTERIDVCLGGSQKCFSAPPGLTTAAISDEAWSAMEARDPPSLYTNFLPWRDVSEEFPYTHLAANVAALDAAVDLLLEEGLDAVYGRHVAAAELCRKRGEEMGLELFADGARPSPTVTAFHVPGRASELQRTLAEEHDVTLSTGLGDLADDIIRVGHMGYGADIEKVDRAMDALEATLS; encoded by the coding sequence GTGCTACTCACACCCGGTCCGACGGCCGTTCCGGAACCCGTCCGCCGCGCGATGGCGCGCGAGCAACCGAACCCCGACGTAGAGAAGCGCTTCCGCGTCCGCTACGAGGACCTCACCGAGAAACTCGCCGAGGTCTACGACGCCGACCACGACGTCGTCGTCCCCGGTGGGGAAGGTATCCTGGGGTTGGAGGCGGCCATCGCTTCGCTCGTCGAACCCGGCGACCGCGTACTCTGCATCTCGAACGGACTCTACGGTAACGGGTTCGCCGACTTCGTGGAGACCTACGGGGGAGAACCGACGCTCGTCGGCGTCGAGCACACGGAGGCGCTCGACGTCGACGCCGTAGAGGCAGTGCTCGAACGGAGCGAGGAGATGGGCGAACCGTTCAAACTTGCGACGATGGTTCACTGCGAGACGCCGACGGGCACGCTTACGAACCTCGACCCAGTGCTCGACGCGCTGGACGACCACGGCGTGCTCTCCGTCGTCGACGCCGTCTCGTCGCTCGGCGGGACACCCGTCCCGACAGAGCGCATCGACGTCTGTCTCGGCGGGTCACAGAAGTGCTTCAGCGCGCCGCCGGGGTTGACGACGGCCGCCATCAGCGACGAGGCGTGGTCGGCGATGGAGGCGCGCGACCCTCCGTCGCTGTACACGAACTTCCTGCCGTGGCGCGACGTGAGCGAAGAGTTCCCGTACACGCATCTGGCGGCGAACGTCGCGGCGCTCGACGCCGCCGTCGACCTGCTTCTCGAAGAGGGGTTGGACGCGGTGTACGGTCGCCACGTCGCCGCCGCGGAACTGTGTCGCAAGCGCGGAGAAGAGATGGGGCTGGAGCTGTTCGCCGACGGCGCGCGGCCCTCACCCACGGTGACGGCGTTTCACGTCCCAGGGCGAGCGAGCGAGTTACAGCGCACCCTGGCCGAGGAGCACGACGTGACTCTCTCGACGGGGTTAGGCGACCTCGCCGACGACATCATCCGCGTCGGCCACATGGGCTACGGGGCGGATATCGAGAAAGTCGACCGGGCGATGGACGCGCTCGAAGCGACGCTCTCCTGA